The segment ACCTTTTATTGACCTTAACAATAGGGCTAAAGGAAACAATACATTTCCTGGGCCTATTAACGTTGATGAAAATGGTGTCCCTATCTGCCTTGAAGGTTTACCGATGCTTAACTGGGGTTTTAGCAACGATAGATGCCGCATTAAGTGGCGCTGCCCTCATCACAAGGATAGTAGCAAGTGTTCTAAAAAACATGAATGTTCTCCTAGTGCGTACGGCCGGGTGGTTTACACTAAACCCATTTGGGATTTGCGTCTTTTTACGCCAACTCCTCGTAACTCTAAGGCATGGAAACATGTTTATGCTAGACGAACTACCGTAGAGCGCACCTTTAAACGTATACTTGTCGATTACAAAATTGAGTTGGCTAATGCCCGGACTAAAAAACGTTGGTTTTGGCAGGCAACTTTGGCGGCCATTAATCAACACTTGGATGCTCAAGTTGCTGTTGTTAAACCAAATATTTTAGAAAAGATTGGCTTAGAAACCTTCTCTAAATCGGCTTAAACCTACACTCTTAATTTCATCCTACCCTAGTTATTGGCTGGTCTATTAACTCTAAGGACACCGGCTTAGTTTTCTATTGCCTTTTTTCCACCAAGCTAACCTTCTTTGCTTACCTTTGCTATGTGAAGTTGTCAAAGAGCTATCTTCTTGGGAAAACCTTTTCTTGTTCCCGATTTATTTACCTAGTTTCCGAGATGCTACGTGTCAGGCACCAAAGGGGGTGTCACTTATTGCAGGTCGCTCTAAGGTCGCTCTAAAACTTCTTCGTTTGAACATTATCAATATGAGCCTTTTTAACCGTTTCATCAGCACGCGCATATCTCTGCAATTTTAGATATAATTGGTCCACTTCTTCTATTGTCATCAAATTAGAGGAACTTTCAATATCCTTCTTTATCGTTTTAATTAGCGCATTTCTTTTAATTACTTTTACACTTGGAGAAGTAACTTTGATATTCTTTAGTGTACAACGCTCACTAAATATGATGTAGGATTTGTAAAGGCTATCATTATCTAATTCTATCGCAGATTTCAAAGCACTGATATGTCCTTTATTCTGCCATACAGGGCTAAAAAATTGATTCTTTTGTTTGTTCTCAAGTATCTGCATCCAGTTCTTACTGCTCTCGTCACCAAAAATCCATCCGCCATAATTCTTTGATTCGAAAACATAGATGCCGGTTTGGGAAAGCATAATTAAATCAATCTCTGTTGTCGACCCATCTTTCTTTGGTATGTATAAATTTGTCATCAGCCTATGATGACCATCCAATTTCTCAAGGTAAGCAAAAGTCAGGAATTCACCATAATTCCCTTTATCAAATATAGTTTTCAAAAAACCATTTCCACTAGCAATCACATAATTTGATTTGAGCCTGAGTACCTAATATATTTAGGGACAATACTAACTCCAATTATTAGTAAAAAAAATAATATCAATACCAAAATTACCAAACCACTGTCACCCCCTGAACCAAATATCTAACCACCAAATATCCAAGACACCACAAGCCCGACACTGGCCCCGGCAGTTTAATAGATATAACCTTCATATATCCTCCACTCCCGGACCATCGGTAACCACTTCTACAATCTTACTTAATTTCCTCTATCTGCCAACGCTTGTTTTAATCAGTTGTTGCATATATGGAAAATATATTCGGATTCATGTGACAAGGCTACATGTCAGAAAACACCTTTATTATAAGATAAGTCGATCTCACACACCGCCGCTCAATAACTTGACAAAAAGGTGCCTGGCACCACCCTAAAAATAAGTGACACCCCCTTCGGTGTCAGGCACCAAAGGGGGTGTCACTTATTGTATTGTCGCTTATTGCATTAGCTCTTCTTGGATCTTATCAAGTGCTCCGGGCTCAAACCAATGACAGGTGTTACAGGTAGTTGATGTCGCATTTTCATCCTGTCTTACCTCGTTGAGGTTATGACAGGTGAGACAGTTTTTGATGCCGCGTTCGCTGACGAAGCGCTGATGGTCGGGGAGCACGTCGTCTTCATGGAATTGGGGGCGCTGCGTATGGCAGCTGTAACAGAAATTCTGTGCCCGGGCGAAATCGGTGGCTGCGTCACCGGTAGAATGCTGCGTAAACTTGGGCTTATCGGGAGTAACATGGCATTTGGTGCAGCTGTCTATATCCATGCGAGCACTTAATCCGTGGGCCCTCTTCCATCTGTCTTGTTCGTGGGATGGCAGCCCCGGTATTTCATCATGGCATGCCGCGCAAGCGGTAGTTATCTTGAGGCTTTTATGGCAGCTGATACAGGTCCACATACTAGGATCGCGGTAATAAAGTGTCCCTACTTTTTGTGCCGCCTGTTCATCCCAGTTATCATAGGTAGTCAGCTCATCCTCAAATACCTCTCTGTCCGCAATTCTTGCATGGGCAATACCGTTATGACACTGGACGCACTGGACACCCTGCTCCTCATGCAGATCATGGGGTATGATCAAATCACCCGATGGTGAATACACCCGATTGGATGAATGACAATTCTTACAGCTGCTGTTTGGTATGGGCTGATTTATTTTTACCTGTTCGGTATATTCCTGCCTGTCCTCAAATTTCATAGTGTCTGAACCGTGACATGCAGTGCAGGCAACTTCACTATGGGACGACATCTTCCAGGTCATCACCTCCGGCTTCATCACGTGGCAGCCTTGACAGTTGTCCTTTTCTTCCCCGTCCACCTTTAATTCGGTGGCACTAGCAACATTTGCTTTATACAACATACCTTGACCCGGTGCCCCCTGGTCGATGCTATATGCACTGGCTATAAAAAAGGCAGCACCAAGCATCACAATAATAGTAGCTGCCAGTACCCAATTTTTCCCTCTACCCAGCATAATCGGTCACCTCCGAAACTTTCCTCAGTTAGACTATCTTATAAAAAAAGTGCTCTATTCCCAGTGGTGGCACTGATTGCAATAAGTACCTACTGATCCATCACTGGTACTAGGTTTATTAATATCATGACAAACGAAGCAATAATCCTGACCCCTATTTAATGCTATTTGGCCATGCCGCAGCTGCCAGTCTTTATTGTGTACAGGCGGCCGCTGCTGGTGACAATCCACGCAAAATTTAATATTACGAGCGGCAAGCACTACTGGCATACTCCCCCCTATCACTGCCTTTTCAGTTTGTTCAGTGTGACAAGTCAGGCACGGCTCAACCTGCTGATAGGCACTAACACCATGTATCACCCCCCAATCCGCCCGCTTGTGCTGCTGCGGTAATTCCAGTCTGGTATGGCAGGCATTACACTCAGTTGTTACCCTTTTTCTTTCATGACACCGCAGGCAGACGTACATTTTGGGCTTGACTTGTACCAAAAGCTCGTTGTCTACTATTACCTGGTAATTTTGATTTTTGGCTGTAACCGGCTGCTCCTGACGGTGGACAAGACCTACATGGCAGGTAATGCAGGCCACTTCTTCATCTAAATGCCGGTCATGAGGAATTATTAAATCACCCGAAGGTGTTACTTTCGCTAGAGAATGACACTTGAGACAAGTTTCATTAACGATGGTACCTTTCAGTTCGATACTGCCTTTCCCATAAAGGCCGCTATAATGCTTTAAGGTCCAGACTGTCTGCTTTAACTTAAAGTTGGCAAGACCGTTCCAATCGGACTGCATATGGCAGTTAATGCAGTCAACTTTGCTATGAGTGGAAATTTGCCAAGTGCTATATTCCCGGTTCATTTCGTGACACCCGGCACACGCCCGGGAGTCCGTGGAAAGTACCGGTATAATGTCCACCAAAGCCAACATAACTAGAAGGAAAAATAATGTCAGCACCGCGTAGACAATATATTTTCTACCGTCACCAGGGGAACCATCATCGGCGTTTATTTTTTCCGGTGAAAATACCAGCATGTTATCACCCGCTTTTCCTGGTATCCAATATTTTTTAGAAAGACACAAGTAAATTCTTTACTCAGCGGAAACACCCGATTTTTTCCGTTTGTCCCGCACCATTACCAGTAAAGACAGCCAGATACCCACTTCATATAAAATAAATATCGGCACCGCCAGCAGTATCTGGGAAATAACATCAGGGGGCGTAATTAACGCAGCCGCGCCAAAAGTAATCAACAAGGCATATTTCCTTTTCGCCGCCAAAAATTTGTAATCCACCAGCCCCAGGCGAGTGAGGCAGATAACAGTGAGAGGCAGCTGAAAAACCAAGCCAAAGGGAAGCAGAAAAGAGGTAAGAAAAGAAACGTACTTACTGACGGAAATCATCGGCTTTAGGTATTCCCCAGCGGCTTCCAGCAGGAAAAACTTCATCGCAAAAGGCAGTACTGCGAAATAGGCAAAAAATACACCGCCGGCAAAAAGAATAGAAGCCACCGGGACTACCACCAGCGCATACCTCTTTTCCCGGACAGTGAGAGCCGGAAAAATAAAACCTACTACCCGCCAGGCAATTACCGGGAAAGCTAAGATAGTCCCGGTGAGAAAACTAAGTCTTATCTTGGTCAGAAAAGCCTCCGTCACAACAATATAAGCTAAGGCAATGTCCAGATTTCGAATTGGCGCGAACCAAATCAAGGTCATTTGTTCCTGGAGAAACAAATAAGAACTAAGAGCGGCTAGTGTCACAGCCCCAAAAGCGACCACTAAATCCCTGCGTAAATCATCTAAGTGCCGGGAGATGGTTTTAATGTCACTGCTCACCTTTATCCCTCCTGCTTCGAGGCCTGTTCCTCTTGCACCTCACTAGTCAGCATTTCCTTAGCTTCATGGGAAGCCTTGTTAAACTCTTTGATGCTTTTGCCTAAAGCTTTGCCAACATCCGGTAGTTTACCAGGACCAAATATAATCAATGCTAAGACCAGTACCAAGACCAACTCAGCAAAACCAATATTGGGTAAAAAACCAAACATATTTTCACCTCCTAAAGTAATCTCAGCTCTAACCCCGCTTTTTTTAAACTACTTCCCCTTTATTATCGTTCTGCTCGTCACGCAGTTTCTTAGGATCGATAAAGGTATAAACCTGCCCGACCACCACGAAACCCACCAGCAGCAAAACCGCGTTGCTCCGGGGCGGCCAAAGAAGTATAAAAGATGCTATGGCACACACCACCGCCGATACAGAGCCGCCTACTACCCCGCCCAGCCAGCGCCATTTCAATTCCAGCTTTGTTTCATATAAAAAATAGTAGATGACGAGGGAAAAGCCAAATACCCCAGCCAGAATCATCAATATTACCGGTAACATCCACATTACCCTAGACCTCCTCTTTTTTATGCGTGGCTCTCCAATAAGTCCTTAGTACACATGAAGTCAAAAGCCTAATGGTCACCGGTCATGGCAGCCTCTCCTTCCAACCATGGCGGCAGTATTCGAATCAATACCACCAAGATTATTAATGGCAGCACCAGGATCCCAACAGTGGGTATAATGCCTTCGTCCGCTACCAAATGCGCTTGAAAACTTGTCAGACCAACATTGCTTTTCGATATCATCTGTCCGCCGATCACTACGTTAAACCGCATTGCAAAGACACCAATTACTACCATTGCACTAGACATTATAGTCAACAGCCGTTGAGCAGCATTACTTACCCTGTCCCATCTGGCGATTATCAGCAGGACTATGGGG is part of the Metallumcola ferriviriculae genome and harbors:
- a CDS encoding nuclease-related domain-containing protein, with product MKTIFDKGNYGEFLTFAYLEKLDGHHRLMTNLYIPKKDGSTTEIDLIMLSQTGIYVFESKNYGGWIFGDESSKNWMQILENKQKNQFFSPVWQNKGHISALKSAIELDNDSLYKSYIIFSERCTLKNIKVTSPSVKVIKRNALIKTIKKDIESSSNLMTIEEVDQLYLKLQRYARADETVKKAHIDNVQTKKF
- a CDS encoding cytochrome c3 family protein → MLGRGKNWVLAATIIVMLGAAFFIASAYSIDQGAPGQGMLYKANVASATELKVDGEEKDNCQGCHVMKPEVMTWKMSSHSEVACTACHGSDTMKFEDRQEYTEQVKINQPIPNSSCKNCHSSNRVYSPSGDLIIPHDLHEEQGVQCVQCHNGIAHARIADREVFEDELTTYDNWDEQAAQKVGTLYYRDPSMWTCISCHKSLKITTACAACHDEIPGLPSHEQDRWKRAHGLSARMDIDSCTKCHVTPDKPKFTQHSTGDAATDFARAQNFCYSCHTQRPQFHEDDVLPDHQRFVSERGIKNCLTCHNLNEVRQDENATSTTCNTCHWFEPGALDKIQEELMQ
- a CDS encoding cytochrome c3 family protein, with product MLVFSPEKINADDGSPGDGRKYIVYAVLTLFFLLVMLALVDIIPVLSTDSRACAGCHEMNREYSTWQISTHSKVDCINCHMQSDWNGLANFKLKQTVWTLKHYSGLYGKGSIELKGTIVNETCLKCHSLAKVTPSGDLIIPHDRHLDEEVACITCHVGLVHRQEQPVTAKNQNYQVIVDNELLVQVKPKMYVCLRCHERKRVTTECNACHTRLELPQQHKRADWGVIHGVSAYQQVEPCLTCHTEQTEKAVIGGSMPVVLAARNIKFCVDCHQQRPPVHNKDWQLRHGQIALNRGQDYCFVCHDINKPSTSDGSVGTYCNQCHHWE
- the tatC gene encoding twin-arginine translocase subunit TatC, encoding MSSDIKTISRHLDDLRRDLVVAFGAVTLAALSSYLFLQEQMTLIWFAPIRNLDIALAYIVVTEAFLTKIRLSFLTGTILAFPVIAWRVVGFIFPALTVREKRYALVVVPVASILFAGGVFFAYFAVLPFAMKFFLLEAAGEYLKPMISVSKYVSFLTSFLLPFGLVFQLPLTVICLTRLGLVDYKFLAAKRKYALLITFGAAALITPPDVISQILLAVPIFILYEVGIWLSLLVMVRDKRKKSGVSAE
- the tatA gene encoding twin-arginine translocase TatA/TatE family subunit; its protein translation is MFGFLPNIGFAELVLVLVLALIIFGPGKLPDVGKALGKSIKEFNKASHEAKEMLTSEVQEEQASKQEG